One window of Ammospiza nelsoni isolate bAmmNel1 chromosome 12, bAmmNel1.pri, whole genome shotgun sequence genomic DNA carries:
- the ZGPAT gene encoding zinc finger CCCH-type with G patch domain-containing protein translates to MDEESLEAAIQTYNAQLEQVELALGAGQDPSQHSDLIQLQEDLKQLIELTESSLVAVKKSKLLATLDTDASSSSPAALPGQDSHLENSAQDEEYAAFKEAIAGLGTDEEPPADDNGISSEREGETGDKCKSKCSEEEEEEEELSGMKVKAPYYSSWGTLEYHNAMIVGTEELEDGTAGVRVLYLYPTHKSLKPCPFFLDDKCRFKENCRFSHGQVVSVEELQPFQEPDLSSLGVGSACLAKHTDGIWYTAKITDVDSGYYTVKFDSLLLKEAVVEGDSVIPPLRSEDAAESGESDEDSVDDSGYAKVIDSGVPENGEWTPACSSSFGGWEAHTRGIGSKLLVQMGYEFGKGLGKNGEGRVEPVQAVVLPRGKSLDQCAEVLQKKQGKLEPGKSRKCRVKGGSSGQPGGRKAPRNVFDFLNEKLRGKSAGDRAGGVALPQRNSKEIYHASKSTKKALSVSLFQTTEKIEQTQRDIRGIQQALARNVGRHSIAAAQLEEKLANAHKQLGQLQAQEARLQREQKKADTHKKMTEF, encoded by the exons atggATGAAGAGAGTCTGGAAGCGGCGATCCAGACCTACAACGcgcagctggagcaggtggagCTGGCGCTGGGGGCGGGCCAGGACCCATCGCAGCACTCGGACCtgatccagctgcaggaggatttGAAGCAGCTCATAGAACTGACCGAGTCGAGCCTGGTGGCTGTGAAAAAGAGCAAACTTCTGGCCACTCTGGACACAgatgcctcctcctcctccccagcagctctcccagggcaggATTCCCACCTGGAGAACTCTGCCCAAGATGAGGAATATGCTGCTTTTAAGGAAGCCATTGCTGGGCTTGGAACAGATGAGGAGCCTCCAGCTGATGACAACGGGATCTCctcagagagagagggagaaacgGGGGATAAATGCAAATCAAAgtgcagtgaggaggaggaggaggaggaggagttgaGTGGGATGAAGGTTAAAGCCCCCTACTACAGCTCCTGGGGGACCCTGGAGTACCACAATGCCATGATtgtggggacagaggagctggaggatggCACTGCAGGGGTCAGGGTGCTCTACCTGTACCCCACCCACAAGTCCCTGAAGCCTTGCCCTTTCTTCCTGGATGACAAGTGCAGATTTAAGGAGAACTGTCG gtTTTCCCATGGTCAGGTGGTGTCggtggaggagctgcagcccttccaGGAGCCCGACCTGAGCAGTCTGGGGGTGGGCTCAGCCTGCCTGGCCAAGCACACTGATGGCATCTGGTACACGGCCAAAATCACCG ATGTGGACAGTGGCTACTACACGGTGAAATTTGACTCCCTGCTCCTCAAGGAGGCCGTGGTGGAAGGGGACAGTGTCATCCCACCCCTGAGAAGTGAAGATGCTGCTGAATCTGGCGAGTCTGATGAGGACAGTGTGGATGATTCTGGTTATGCCAAAG TGATAGACTCAGGAGTTCCAGAGAATGGGGAGTGgaccccagcctgcagctcctcttttGGTGGCTGGGAGGCCCATACTCGTGGCATTGGCTCCAAACTGCTTGTTCAGATGGGATATGAGTTTGGAAAAG GCCTAGGGAAGAATGGCGAGGGCAGAGTGGAGCCAGTGCAGGCTGTGGTGCTCCCTCGAGGGAAGTCCCTGGACCAGTGTGCTGAGGTGCTGCAGAAGAAGCAGGGGAAGCTGGAGCCAGGCAAATCGAGGAAATGCCGGGTAAagggaggcagctctgggcagccgGGCGGCCGCAAGGCCCCGCGCAACGTCTTTGACTTCCTGAACGAGAAACTGCGTGGGAAGAGCGccggggacagggctgggggggtGGCCCTGCCCCAGAGGAATAGCAAAGAGATCTACCATGCCAGCAAGAGCACCAAGAAGGCCCTGAGTGTCAGCCTCTTCCAGACCACGGAGAAGATTGAGCAGACGCAGAGGGATATCAGGGGAATCCAGCAGGCCCTGGCGCGCAACGTCGGGAG GCACAGcattgctgcagctcagctggaggagaagcTGGCTAATGCCCAcaagcagctggggcagctgcaggccCAGGAAGCCAGGCTACAGCGGGAGCAGAAGAAAGCAGACACCCACAAGAAGATGACTGAGTTCTAG
- the ARFRP1 gene encoding ADP-ribosylation factor-related protein 1, giving the protein MYTLLSGLYKYMFQRDEYCVLILGLDNAGKTTFLEQTKTRFNKNYKGMSLSKITTTVGLNIGTIDVGKTRLMFWDLGGQEELQSLWDKYYAESHGVIYVIDSTDEERLSESKKAFEKMITSEALEGVPILVLANKQDVETCLSIPDIKTAFSDCINKIGKRDCLTQACSALTGKGVNEGIEWMVKCVVRNIHRPPRKKDIT; this is encoded by the exons ATGTATACACTGCTGTCAGGGCTCTATAAATACATGTTCCAGAGGGATGAGTACTGTGTCCTGATCCTGGGTTTGGACAATGCTGGTAAAACT ACCTTCCTTGAACAAACTAAAACCCGATTTAACAAGAACTACAAAGGGATGAGTTTGTCCAAAATCACAACCACTGTAGGCTTAAACA TTGGAACTATTGATGTTGGCAAAACTCGGCTCATGTTCTGGGACCTTggtgggcaggaggagctgcagtcACTTTGGGACAAG TACTATGCTGAATCTCATGGGGTGATCTATGTTATTGACTCCACTGATGAGGAGAGGCTCTCTGAGTCCAAAAAAGCTTTTG AGAAGATGATTACCAGTGAAGCTCTGGAAGGGGTTCCCATTCTGGTGTTGGCCAACAAGCAGGATGTAGAG ACTTGTCTGTCAATACCCGATATCAAGACAGCATTTAGTGACTGCATTAACAAAATTGGGAAGAGAGACTGCCTGACACAAGCCTGCTCAGCTCTTACTGG CAAAGGGGTGAACGAAGGGATTGAGTGGATGGTGAAGTGTGTGGTGAGGAACATCCACCGCCCCCCAAGGAAGAAGGACATCACGTAG